The Helicoverpa zea isolate HzStark_Cry1AcR chromosome 4, ilHelZeax1.1, whole genome shotgun sequence genome segment GACTCCAACAAGTAATCCAATATCGGATAGCACTGTCTCAAATCCCTTTTGATTTGGTCAATGTTCTTTAAAGCTTCTAGATCCTTCTTTCCAATGCAGAACACCATGGCATCGTGGACACAGGACAAGAGCAGTTCCAAATCACATTCCAGTCCGCCAGTTGCAATGCCAATTAATGTCACACTGAAAAGTCATGTTTGAGTTCAGTATGGTTGTTtataaaattcatacacaattcTTAGTTCAGCGTGGAGAATACCTATTTGTCTCTAAAAGTggttgaaaatttatttttttaatgtagctACAGAAATTCAAACTAAGTTCTCTGCATAGAAACAACTTTTACTTAGTTTTAGGAAAAAAAGAAAGCCAtctgaaactgctgaaccgattgcATTGGTATGGAGAGAGTTAAGGCTTTTATCCAGAAGATATGTAGTTTTTTCAGGACTCAAAGACGAAcgcaaaatcgaataaaataataaatacctttTACAATATTCTTTCCACAAAATAGCTCCATTGTCGACTTGCGTGTTGATCATAGATAAATTGTGGCATTTACTGAACATATTAATGCCGTGGAGGGAAGCAATGGTAGAAAATTGGACCTTAAAAGTTTGGGAAAAACTAAGTACCTGTCTTGTAtttgataacaataataattgaatcaaataaagatacaattttattcaacaaatcaaaaataataaattaaaaattctcaTACAAAAAGTTTCAATTAATTTGGTAGGTATAGTTTAAACTTACACTTTCATTATTACCGCGTTTTCTTGAAAATATGGGCACGCCACTTTCTGTTGCAACGGCAATAACGACCACAGACATCTTACAAAAAGATTCCGTTTATAAACCAATAGccattaaattataaacaaaagtttCTAAAAGTTTTAGTTCGTAACTTTAATGAACAACACAACCCCAatcggtttgtttgttttgacatTCTGCAAAGAAGTGTTGCCATATTCTATGTTTTAACTTCCATTTAAAAGGAAGTGTTTTTATCCACATCTCAAGATACATCTTTCGTATATTTGGCTACAGTTATATTGATAAGaatgaaagataaaaaaaaataacaaaaaatacgtcAATATtggtaaaatgatttttttccttaaatatacttcagtttttttaattattattttattatgaagagCACCAACGTAAGTTTTAAACAGATAATGTAATACAACTAGATTTACAAAATTTATTGTACCATAGTAATATACTTAGTCACCttcattttcaattgttttatttaaatccacgcttatttattttctagttaagtAACATGACTTAGGTACTTTTTGTACATTTATGTCCTGACCTGACTATAATTGCATGTATAACTAGTATTAAGtatataatacaaattatttaaacataccTATAAACTATACCCATATTTATGAACCTTATTATATGATAAGAACTTAACATTCCTAagttaaaatttatattataaaaagttaaaatagtggagatttttttttaattcttgttTGCATAGGTACTCGGAAGTACCGGAGCTTAAGCAACACGAGCGTACGTTTTACTAGTAGCGTCAAATTTGAGTGGACTGCTGAttttcagcgtcttgaacattcTGCACCTCGGCAGCTggaatgtatgaaaaaaaaattacgtaatcCAAAAGCATATTCTTTACGAGTTAAACCAGTCAAACAAAGTAGCTGATGGTAAAGATACTTACGCTCATCCTTGCTAAGCAATTTAGGACCCGTAAGAGCAATGAGTAACGCTCCTAGAGGAGCTGAAATCACCACACTTATGACACTGACAGCGAGGATTGCTTTCGCATAATATAGTTCGTCTTCTTTGGCAGCGCCTGATGTCTGGCCACTGTTAACTAGATCTAAAGCAGCTGGCCCTAACGCAGCCTGAAAATGTATCCAATatcacattaatatttttgtatcatttttgatttttttgtatattttggtgatcattttaACCAAAATAGGGATAcgaaattaatattacatatatctaataaataataatattattacctGTACAGTAGCTTTCGCCGTCCATGTAAGACcaatgaatattttttccttaCTATTAAGACCGCAGCCAAAGCTTACAAAAAATGTGGCAATGGCACGCAGCACTAAACATGATACCAAGCAAATAACAGCCATCTTGATCACTTGTGGGTCTAAGGCGCTTATCTGTTGGAATTAATAAGCCATTACAAACAATTAATATATGTACTTTGATAACTTCCATTCAGGGTCGTTGAGCTATCGCGTATTACCGTAATTTGGGCTCCAGtgaaagcaaataaaattggttcGAAAAATATCCATAAAATTCTGAAAATGTTGCTGACGGGGTTTTTATTTACAGGCCAACCCTGCTTTTCCCAGAAATATGCTGCTACGAATCCAGACGATACTATAGCTAGAGGACCTGAAATGAACAAAAATTTGATGAATGTGAATTGCTACATTGTAAAACTACCTATAGGCCACTTTTTACCTGCACCGCTCCACCCAATCATGCTCGATATAAACAGTGAGAATAAGCCTCCTAGAAATAGTGCCATGAATCGCAATGGGACTACGTAAGTATCACCCTTTTCTGGAATAACAGAAGTCATGGCTCCCCAAAGAGATCCAAGGACCACACCTGCTACTATCGATACTGGACCctgaaaatcataaaaatgaaggtttttaaaattacataaaaaatacgaataagcattaataaaattaatgcaaaATAAGTCAACACTATGTACCTTAATGATATTGAAAGTAGCAGATCCTGTTGAGAACATAGCGTTTAGGATAATGGCGAAAATAGCCACACTGATGGAATCGTCCACCGCAGCCGCAGCTACAACAATTGTTGGTATTCCTTTGGCAACGCCATAACCAACGTCTCGTAGCCTAAACAGACATGGAACTACCACTGCTGGAGATACTGATGCTATCATTGAACCTAGGAGGAATCCTGAAAATAAAGGATAAGAATTTAAGACGCCTAGTTATAGCATATATCTGTGTGTACCAAAGGTAGACCTCAAATTATCGCAATCATCAAGGGA includes the following:
- the LOC124629644 gene encoding sodium/hydrogen exchanger 9B2-like isoform X2, whose product is MEQKHETDDDGKNRKRQYKWWEKFCLRCHQEDSTPSWQPSWWSKVFPFPFFSTYRQSAQQICIIMFFLLAWGILYSELGESVGLQGELLSMSLLVISAYLIGWVWLKITTLPALIGMLLTGIAFQNLQLVHMTDSYRKLNQDLRKIALVIILTRAGLGLDAEVLRKHYAAVLQLGLLPWLVECVLIAVSTHYLLYLPWIWGFLLGSMIASVSPAVVVPCLFRLRDVGYGVAKGIPTIVVAAAAVDDSISVAIFAIILNAMFSTGSATFNIIKGPVSIVAGVVLGSLWGAMTSVIPEKGDTYVVPLRFMALFLGGLFSLFISSMIGWSGAGPLAIVSSGFVAAYFWEKQGWPVNKNPVSNIFRILWIFFEPILFAFTGAQITISALDPQVIKMAVICLVSCLVLRAIATFFVSFGCGLNSKEKIFIGLTWTAKATVQAALGPAALDLVNSGQTSGAAKEDELYYAKAILAVSVISVVISAPLGALLIALTGPKLLSKDEPAEVQNVQDAENQQSTQI
- the LOC124629644 gene encoding sodium/hydrogen exchanger 9B2-like isoform X1 produces the protein MEQKHETGVRVYTFVDDDGKNRKRQYKWWEKFCLRCHQEDSTPSWQPSWWSKVFPFPFFSTYRQSAQQICIIMFFLLAWGILYSELGESVGLQGELLSMSLLVISAYLIGWVWLKITTLPALIGMLLTGIAFQNLQLVHMTDSYRKLNQDLRKIALVIILTRAGLGLDAEVLRKHYAAVLQLGLLPWLVECVLIAVSTHYLLYLPWIWGFLLGSMIASVSPAVVVPCLFRLRDVGYGVAKGIPTIVVAAAAVDDSISVAIFAIILNAMFSTGSATFNIIKGPVSIVAGVVLGSLWGAMTSVIPEKGDTYVVPLRFMALFLGGLFSLFISSMIGWSGAGPLAIVSSGFVAAYFWEKQGWPVNKNPVSNIFRILWIFFEPILFAFTGAQITISALDPQVIKMAVICLVSCLVLRAIATFFVSFGCGLNSKEKIFIGLTWTAKATVQAALGPAALDLVNSGQTSGAAKEDELYYAKAILAVSVISVVISAPLGALLIALTGPKLLSKDEPAEVQNVQDAENQQSTQI